Proteins encoded by one window of Burkholderia plantarii:
- the mobA gene encoding molybdenum cofactor guanylyltransferase MobA, whose product MGGVDKGLQPLRGEPLALHVLRRLAPQVAAIVVSANRNRDTYAALGRPYGARIVADATPGFAGPLAGLLAGLRAAATPLVLSAPCDTPYLPDDLATRLLAARDANGAAIAMAVSVAADGRTHPQPTFALVPVALADDLEAALAAGERRVRAWYARHTTIEVPFDNERAFYNANSLQELTRLERD is encoded by the coding sequence ATGGGCGGCGTCGACAAGGGACTGCAGCCGCTGCGCGGCGAACCGCTCGCGCTGCACGTGCTGCGTCGGCTCGCGCCACAGGTCGCGGCGATCGTGGTCAGCGCGAACCGCAACCGCGACACCTACGCGGCGCTGGGCCGGCCCTACGGCGCGCGCATCGTCGCCGACGCGACGCCCGGCTTCGCGGGGCCGCTGGCAGGCCTGCTGGCGGGCCTGCGCGCGGCGGCCACGCCGCTCGTGCTGAGCGCGCCGTGCGACACCCCCTATCTGCCGGACGACCTGGCCACACGCCTGCTGGCGGCGCGCGACGCAAACGGCGCCGCGATCGCGATGGCCGTCAGCGTGGCAGCCGACGGCCGCACGCATCCGCAGCCGACCTTCGCGCTGGTCCCGGTCGCGCTCGCCGACGATCTCGAGGCCGCGCTGGCGGCCGGCGAGCGCCGCGTGCGCGCGTGGTACGCACGCCACACGACCATCGAAGTGCCATTTGACAACGAGCGCGCGTTTTACAATGCCAACTCTTTGCAGGAATTGACACGCCTCGAACGCGACTGA
- the moaA gene encoding GTP 3',8-cyclase MoaA — MSQRIIPVTDVSGIPDISGTPLAPSGILRDTLARPLRDLRISVTDRCNFRCVYCMPRDVFDKDYPFLPHSALLSLEELERVARIFVAHGVEKIRITGGEPLLRKNLEFLIERLARMETVDGRPLDLTLTTNGSLLARKARSLRDAGLTRVTVSLDALDDTLFRRMNDADFASADVLEGIFAAQDAGLAPIKVNMVVKRGTNDAEIVPMARRFKGTGIVLRFIEYMDVGTSNGWNMTDVLPSAEVLERIDAQFPLVPLEAHSAAETAQRWGYADGSGEIGVISSVTRAFCGACTRARLSTEGKLYLCLFGSSGHDLRALLRNGATDAQLATAVARIWQTRDDRYSQLRGTAQAGQRADAGAPRVEMSYIGG, encoded by the coding sequence ATGTCCCAACGCATCATCCCGGTCACCGACGTCAGCGGCATTCCGGATATCTCCGGCACCCCGCTCGCGCCGAGCGGCATCCTGCGCGACACTCTCGCGCGGCCGTTGCGGGATCTGCGCATCTCGGTCACCGATCGCTGCAATTTCCGCTGTGTCTACTGCATGCCGCGCGACGTGTTCGACAAGGACTACCCGTTCCTGCCGCACAGCGCACTGCTTTCGCTCGAGGAGCTCGAGCGCGTGGCGCGGATCTTCGTCGCGCACGGCGTCGAGAAGATCCGCATCACCGGCGGCGAGCCGCTGCTGCGCAAGAACCTCGAATTCCTGATCGAGCGACTCGCGCGGATGGAAACGGTGGACGGCCGCCCGCTCGACCTGACGCTGACGACCAACGGCTCGCTGCTCGCGCGCAAGGCACGCAGCCTGCGCGACGCAGGCCTGACGCGCGTCACGGTCAGCCTCGACGCACTCGACGACACGCTGTTCCGCCGCATGAACGATGCCGATTTCGCGAGCGCCGACGTGCTCGAAGGGATCTTCGCCGCGCAGGACGCCGGGCTCGCGCCGATCAAGGTCAACATGGTGGTCAAGCGCGGCACCAACGACGCCGAGATCGTGCCGATGGCACGCCGCTTCAAGGGCACCGGCATCGTGCTGCGCTTTATCGAATACATGGACGTGGGCACCTCGAACGGCTGGAACATGACCGACGTGCTGCCATCGGCCGAGGTGCTCGAACGGATCGACGCGCAGTTCCCGCTGGTGCCGCTCGAAGCGCATTCGGCGGCAGAAACCGCGCAGCGCTGGGGCTATGCGGACGGCAGCGGCGAGATCGGCGTGATCTCGAGCGTCACGCGCGCGTTCTGCGGCGCCTGCACGCGCGCTCGGCTGTCGACCGAAGGCAAGCTCTATCTGTGCCTGTTCGGCTCGTCGGGCCACGACCTGCGCGCGCTGCTGCGCAACGGCGCCACCGATGCGCAGCTCGCGACCGCCGTCGCGCGGATCTGGCAGACGCGCGACGACCGCTATTCTCAGCTGCGCGGCACCGCGCAGGCCGGGCAGCGCGCCGACGCCGGCGCGCCTCGCGTCGAGATGTCCTATATCGGCGGCTGA
- a CDS encoding GNAT family N-acetyltransferase, with protein MKFEIRDAAPSDVAALIALTRELAEFESLTHLFVATEADLADALFGKNPAAGALVATHDDDLVGYALYFQNYSTFVGKRGLYLEDLYVKPACRGTGLGTRLLRAVAALAVERRCGRFEWTVLDWNRQAIDFYERMGAVVLPDWRVVRVTGDALDALAQSLHDDD; from the coding sequence ATGAAATTCGAGATCCGCGACGCAGCACCGAGCGACGTCGCGGCACTCATCGCGCTGACCCGCGAACTCGCCGAATTCGAGTCGCTGACGCATCTGTTCGTCGCGACCGAGGCCGATCTGGCCGATGCCCTGTTCGGGAAAAATCCGGCCGCCGGCGCGCTGGTGGCCACGCATGACGACGACCTGGTCGGCTATGCGCTCTACTTCCAGAATTACTCGACCTTCGTCGGCAAGCGCGGCCTCTATCTGGAAGATCTCTACGTGAAGCCGGCCTGCCGCGGCACCGGGCTCGGCACGCGGCTGCTGCGCGCGGTCGCGGCGCTCGCGGTCGAACGCCGCTGCGGCCGCTTCGAGTGGACGGTGCTCGACTGGAACCGCCAGGCGATCGATTTCTACGAACGGATGGGCGCCGTGGTCCTGCCGGACTGGCGCGTGGTGCGCGTGACGGGCGACGCGCTCGACGCGCTCGCGCAATCGCTGCACGACGACGACTGA
- a CDS encoding Rne/Rng family ribonuclease: MKRMLFNATQQEELRVAIVDGQKLIDIDIETAGREQRKGNIYKGVVTRIEPSLEACFVNYGEDRHGFLPFKEVARQYFRDGVDMRSARIQDALREGQELIVQVEKEERGNKGAALTTFISLAGRYLVLMPNNPRGGGVSRRIEGDERQELRETMAQLEIPEGMSMIARTAGIGRSAEELQWDLNYLLQLWHAIEAASKSGHSGQPMLIYLESSLVIRAIRDYFQPDIGEILIDTNEIHDQARAFMDIVMPDNVGKVKRYHDDVPLFSRFQIEHQIETAYSRTVPLPSGGAIVIDHTEALVAIDVNSARATKGADIEETATRTNLEAADEVARQLRLRDLGGLIVIDFIDMESAKSQREVEQRLKDALKHDRARVQMGKISRFGLMELSRQRLRPALSEGSHVTCPRCNGTGHIRDTESSALQVLRIIQEEAMKENTAAIHCQVPVEVTAFLLNEKRQEINKIESRFKVGIVLIPNKHLDTPHYKLERLRHDDVRLDDPRASWKMAEEAARELESETGYSKRTGDVKPKQEAAVKGITPEHPAPGAPQREAAPAPVAAPVAPAPAPVATSGSGFFGWIKSLFGGQPAAPAPAPAPVKEVATEARPARERGEKSERGERGERGGDRNRNPNRRNGQPAGARDAQPAVAGGRAPQARGEREGKEGREPRENRGEAREGRGNREPREAREGREGREPREVREVREAREPREAREPREGREPREAREPRENREPRERVVAADGAEAPRQERRERGERGERRKAVPHAATLETVNRGETAHAEATEDAELLAPGAEFAADAEAGARDGEERRRRRRGRRGGRRDREEGVAGAAPEGVEAGEGAEQAAQAEAGHSHYADAPVVAAVATVTAATAAVAAEAVAAHAAEATQAEAAPAAAAAPAETASLAIEPAPAAITPAPVETAPAGQAVTPAAEPVVLATPAPVEPAPAAAPAPVEPVETAPRETAPAEVSETPVTPTALIVEPAAAAVEPTQAALFEPAPAIEPAPPSVEPAAESTQESAPAEPPVADAVPLVARAPVEPAPVAAEPQVEAEPAPVVAAEPQPVAPAPAPAPVETAAAPEAAPAPALAPASLGIEAALDAAGLTWVNTDADKLRAAQQAAAQIAPPVRAPRERKALPPVDPAPMQQVETRSQQ, encoded by the coding sequence ATGAAACGCATGCTGTTCAATGCGACACAGCAGGAAGAACTGCGTGTCGCCATCGTCGATGGGCAGAAGCTCATCGACATCGATATCGAAACCGCCGGCCGCGAACAGCGCAAAGGCAACATCTACAAGGGCGTCGTCACCCGCATCGAGCCCTCGCTCGAAGCCTGCTTCGTCAACTACGGCGAAGATCGCCACGGCTTCCTGCCGTTCAAGGAAGTCGCCCGCCAGTACTTCCGCGACGGCGTGGACATGCGCTCCGCGCGGATCCAGGATGCGCTGCGCGAAGGCCAGGAGCTGATCGTCCAGGTCGAGAAGGAAGAACGCGGCAACAAGGGCGCCGCGCTGACCACCTTCATCTCGCTGGCCGGCCGCTACCTGGTGCTGATGCCGAACAACCCGCGCGGCGGCGGCGTGTCGCGCCGCATCGAGGGCGACGAGCGTCAGGAACTGCGCGAAACCATGGCGCAGCTCGAAATCCCCGAAGGGATGAGCATGATCGCCCGCACCGCGGGCATCGGCCGCAGCGCCGAGGAACTGCAGTGGGATCTGAACTACCTGCTGCAGCTCTGGCACGCGATCGAGGCCGCCTCGAAGAGCGGCCATTCGGGCCAGCCGATGCTGATCTATCTGGAATCGAGCCTCGTGATCCGCGCGATCCGCGACTATTTCCAGCCCGACATCGGCGAAATCCTGATCGACACGAACGAGATCCACGATCAGGCGCGTGCGTTCATGGACATCGTGATGCCCGACAACGTCGGCAAGGTGAAGCGCTACCACGACGACGTGCCGCTTTTCTCGCGCTTCCAGATCGAGCACCAGATAGAGACCGCGTACTCGCGCACGGTGCCGCTGCCCTCGGGCGGCGCGATCGTGATCGACCACACCGAGGCGCTGGTCGCGATCGACGTGAACTCGGCGCGCGCCACCAAGGGCGCCGACATCGAGGAAACCGCCACCCGCACCAACCTCGAAGCCGCCGACGAAGTCGCGCGCCAGCTGCGCCTGCGCGACCTCGGTGGCCTGATCGTGATCGATTTCATCGACATGGAATCGGCCAAGAGCCAGCGCGAGGTCGAGCAGCGCCTGAAGGACGCGCTCAAGCACGACCGCGCGCGCGTGCAGATGGGCAAGATCTCGCGTTTCGGCCTGATGGAGCTGTCGCGCCAGCGACTGCGCCCGGCGCTGTCGGAAGGCAGCCACGTGACCTGCCCGCGCTGTAACGGCACCGGCCACATCCGCGATACCGAATCGTCGGCGCTGCAGGTCCTGCGCATCATCCAGGAAGAGGCGATGAAGGAGAACACCGCGGCGATCCATTGCCAGGTGCCGGTCGAAGTCACCGCCTTCCTGCTCAACGAAAAGCGTCAGGAAATCAACAAGATCGAGTCGCGCTTCAAGGTCGGCATCGTGCTGATCCCGAACAAGCACCTCGATACGCCCCACTACAAGCTCGAACGCCTGCGCCACGACGACGTACGCCTCGACGATCCGCGCGCCTCGTGGAAGATGGCCGAGGAAGCGGCTCGCGAACTCGAGTCGGAGACTGGCTACAGCAAGCGCACCGGCGACGTGAAACCGAAGCAGGAAGCGGCCGTCAAGGGCATCACGCCCGAGCATCCGGCACCGGGCGCGCCGCAGCGCGAGGCCGCGCCGGCTCCGGTGGCCGCTCCGGTCGCACCGGCGCCCGCGCCGGTCGCCACCTCGGGCAGTGGTTTCTTCGGCTGGATCAAGAGCCTGTTCGGCGGCCAGCCGGCCGCCCCGGCTCCGGCTCCGGCGCCCGTCAAGGAAGTGGCGACGGAAGCGCGCCCGGCCCGCGAGCGCGGCGAGAAGTCCGAGCGCGGCGAACGCGGCGAACGCGGCGGCGATCGCAACCGCAATCCGAATCGCCGCAACGGCCAGCCGGCCGGCGCGCGCGACGCGCAACCGGCGGTGGCAGGTGGCCGTGCGCCGCAGGCACGCGGCGAACGCGAGGGCAAGGAAGGCCGCGAGCCGCGTGAAAACCGCGGCGAGGCACGCGAGGGCCGCGGCAATCGCGAGCCGCGCGAGGCACGCGAAGGCCGTGAGGGTCGCGAGCCGCGCGAAGTGCGCGAAGTGCGCGAAGCCCGTGAACCGCGCGAGGCACGCGAGCCGCGTGAAGGCCGTGAGCCGCGCGAGGCCCGCGAACCGCGTGAAAACCGCGAGCCGCGTGAACGCGTGGTGGCGGCCGACGGCGCGGAAGCCCCGCGTCAGGAACGGCGCGAGCGCGGTGAACGCGGCGAGCGCCGCAAGGCCGTGCCGCACGCGGCCACGCTCGAAACCGTGAATCGCGGCGAGACGGCGCACGCGGAAGCGACGGAAGACGCGGAGCTGCTGGCACCGGGCGCCGAATTCGCCGCCGACGCGGAAGCCGGTGCGCGTGACGGCGAGGAACGCCGCCGTCGCCGCCGCGGCCGTCGTGGTGGTCGCCGTGATCGCGAGGAAGGCGTGGCGGGCGCCGCGCCGGAAGGCGTGGAAGCTGGTGAAGGCGCCGAGCAGGCAGCGCAAGCCGAAGCGGGTCATTCCCACTACGCCGACGCACCGGTGGTGGCAGCCGTCGCCACCGTGACGGCCGCCACGGCCGCGGTCGCGGCTGAAGCGGTGGCCGCGCATGCCGCCGAAGCGACGCAGGCCGAAGCGGCGCCGGCGGCGGCGGCGGCACCGGCTGAAACGGCATCGCTCGCGATCGAGCCGGCACCGGCTGCGATCACGCCGGCGCCGGTCGAGACGGCGCCTGCCGGGCAGGCCGTAACGCCCGCCGCCGAGCCCGTCGTGCTGGCCACGCCGGCCCCGGTGGAACCGGCTCCCGCGGCCGCACCCGCGCCGGTCGAACCGGTCGAGACGGCTCCGCGGGAAACCGCACCGGCCGAGGTGAGCGAAACGCCGGTCACGCCGACGGCACTGATCGTCGAACCGGCGGCTGCGGCAGTCGAGCCGACGCAGGCCGCGCTGTTCGAGCCGGCACCGGCGATCGAACCGGCGCCGCCCTCGGTCGAGCCGGCCGCCGAATCGACACAGGAATCGGCACCGGCCGAGCCCCCGGTGGCGGACGCCGTGCCGTTGGTCGCGCGCGCGCCGGTCGAACCGGCTCCGGTCGCGGCCGAGCCGCAGGTGGAGGCCGAGCCGGCCCCGGTGGTGGCCGCCGAGCCGCAGCCGGTCGCGCCGGCTCCCGCTCCGGCACCGGTCGAAACCGCCGCAGCGCCGGAAGCGGCCCCTGCTCCGGCTCTCGCACCGGCATCGCTCGGCATCGAAGCCGCGCTCGACGCCGCCGGCCTGACCTGGGTCAACACCGACGCGGACAAGCTGCGCGCCGCCCAGCAGGCCGCCGCGCAGATCGCCCCGCCGGTGCGCGCCCCGCGTGAGCGCAAGGCGCTGCCGCCGGTCGATCCGGCGCCGATGCAGCAGGTCGAGACCCGTTCGCAGCAGTAA
- the glp gene encoding gephyrin-like molybdotransferase Glp: protein MTTPPSPETLSVEAARALALRAIVPVAETERVALYDALGRVLADAITSPLDVPAYDNAAMDGYAFAGEALATAANGELALPVAGIALAGHPHAGALPAGACIRIMTGAPLPAGSDTVIAQERVSATDTLVRFAANAVAPGANCRRAGEDLARDSIVLEAGRIVRPADLGLLASLGVGLVNVRRRLRVACLSTGDELRAPGEPLGAGGRYDSNRATLFGMLAALGIEVLDGGIVRDDPAALEAALRDAAARADVVITSGGVSVGDADFTRELLERLGEIRFASLAMRPGRPLACGRLAPTAPGARAALFFGLPGNPVAVAATFQVIVRDALLAMMGARAEPAPRYPARTSAAIDTRAGRTDFLRGVASREPDGAWRVAPAGSQSSASLKGLSDANCFIVVGADLARVEAGDSVEILPFAGAL from the coding sequence ATGACCACGCCACCGTCTCCCGAAACCCTGTCCGTCGAAGCCGCGCGCGCACTGGCGCTGCGTGCGATCGTGCCGGTCGCGGAAACGGAGCGCGTCGCGCTGTACGACGCGCTCGGCCGCGTGCTCGCCGACGCCATCACGTCGCCGCTCGACGTGCCCGCCTACGACAACGCGGCCATGGACGGCTACGCGTTCGCCGGCGAGGCGCTCGCGACCGCGGCGAACGGCGAACTCGCGCTGCCGGTGGCCGGCATCGCGCTGGCCGGCCATCCCCACGCGGGCGCCCTGCCGGCCGGCGCCTGCATCCGGATCATGACGGGCGCGCCGCTGCCGGCCGGCAGCGACACCGTGATCGCGCAGGAGCGCGTGAGCGCAACCGACACGCTGGTGCGCTTCGCGGCGAACGCGGTCGCGCCCGGCGCGAACTGCCGTCGCGCCGGCGAGGATCTCGCGCGCGACTCGATCGTGCTCGAAGCCGGCCGGATCGTGCGGCCCGCCGATCTGGGCCTGCTCGCCTCGCTCGGTGTCGGCCTGGTCAACGTGCGGCGCCGGCTGCGCGTGGCGTGCCTGTCGACGGGCGACGAGCTGCGCGCGCCAGGCGAGCCGCTCGGCGCCGGCGGCCGTTACGACAGCAACCGCGCGACGCTGTTCGGGATGCTCGCGGCGCTCGGCATCGAGGTGCTGGATGGCGGGATCGTCCGCGACGATCCCGCCGCGCTCGAAGCGGCGCTGCGGGACGCGGCCGCGCGCGCCGACGTGGTGATCACTTCGGGCGGCGTGTCGGTGGGCGACGCCGATTTCACGCGCGAGCTGCTCGAACGTCTTGGTGAAATCCGCTTCGCGAGCCTCGCGATGCGGCCCGGCCGGCCGCTCGCCTGCGGGCGCCTCGCCCCGACCGCGCCGGGCGCGCGCGCGGCGCTGTTCTTCGGGCTGCCCGGCAACCCGGTGGCGGTCGCCGCGACGTTCCAGGTGATCGTGCGCGACGCGCTGCTCGCCATGATGGGCGCGCGGGCCGAGCCGGCACCGCGCTATCCGGCACGCACCAGCGCGGCGATCGACACGCGCGCGGGCCGCACCGATTTCCTGCGCGGCGTGGCCAGCCGTGAACCGGACGGCGCGTGGCGCGTCGCCCCGGCGGGCTCGCAGAGCTCGGCGTCGCTGAAGGGCCTCAGCGACGCGAACTGCTTCATCGTCGTGGGCGCCGACCTCGCCCGCGTCGAAGCCGGCGACAGCGTCGAGATCCTGCCGTTCGCCGGCGCACTCTGA